One Molothrus aeneus isolate 106 chromosome 6, BPBGC_Maene_1.0, whole genome shotgun sequence genomic window carries:
- the CHST1 gene encoding carbohydrate sulfotransferase 1: MQCSWKAVLLLALASIAIQYTAIRTFTAKSFHSCPIPNPVNCSLSQDTDVADRLCDENPTFPYNLSRKTHVLILATTRSGSSFVGQLFNQHFDVFYLFEPLYHVQYTLIPKLTQSKSTTDRRVMLGASRDLLRSLYDCDLYFLENYIKPQPVNHTTDRLFRRGASKALCSPPVCESLGAVDLHLEEGDCVKKCGTLNLTLATESCREHGHVAIKTVRVPEVSDLRALVEDPRLNLKVIQLVRDPRGILASRSETFRDTYRLWRIWDGTGRKPYNLDVTQLTTVCEDFWNSVSTGLNRPPWLKGKYMLVRYEDLARNPMKKTEEIYDFLGIPMDSNVERWIQNNTRGDRSSSKHKYGTVRNSAATAEKWRFRLSYEIVAFTQHACQQVLAQLGYKTAGSEEELKNLSISLVEERDFLPFS, translated from the coding sequence ATGCAATGTTCCTGGAAGGCTGTACTCCTCCTAGCCTTGGCATCCATTGCAATCCAGTACACAGCAATTCGGACCTTCACTGCCAAGTCCTTCCacagctgccccatccctaaTCCTGTGAACTGCAGCCTGAGCCAGGACACTGATGTGGCTGACAGGCTGTGCGACGAGAATCCCACTTTCCCGTACAACCTCTCCAGGAAGACTCATGTTCTCATCCTTGCCACCACCCGCAGCGGCTCCTCATTTGTCGGGCAGCTGTTCAACCAGCACTTCGATGTCTTCTATTTATTTGAGCCCCTCTACCATGTCCAGTACACCCTGATCCCAAAGTTGACCCAGAGCAAGAGTACGACAGACAGGCGGGTCATGCTGGGCGCCAGCCGAGACCTGCTGAGGAGCCTGTATGACTGTGACCTCTACTTCCTGGAGAACTACATCAAGCCCCAGCCTGTCAACCACACCACCGACCGCCTCTTCCGCAGGGGAGCCAGCAAAGCCCTGTGCTCACCGCCTGTATGTGagtccctgggagctgtggatcTCCACTTGGAGGAAGGAGACTGCGTGAAGAAGTGTGGGACCTTGAACCTGACACTGGCCACTGAGTCCTGCAGAGAGCACGGCCACGTGGCCATCAAAACCGTACGGGTGCCTGAGGTCAGTGACCTCCGGGCCCTGGTGGAGGACCCACGGCTGAACCTGAAGGTCATCCAGCTGGTGAGGGACCCCCGGGGGATCCTGGCATCCCGGAGTGAGACCTTCCGAGACACCTACAGGCTGTGGAGGATCTGGGACGGCACTGGCAGGAAGCCATACAACCTGGACGTGACCCAGCTCACCACAGTGTGCGAGGACTTCTGGAACTCTGTGTCCACCGGCCTCAACCGGCCACCATGGCTCAAGGGCAAGTACATGCTGGTGCGGTATGAAGACCTGGCCAGGAACCCCATGAAAAAGACTGAGGAGATCTATGATTTCCTGGGCATCCCCATGGACAGCAACGTGGAGCGCTGGATACAGAACAACACCCGAGGAGACAGGTCCTCCTCCAAACACAAGTATGGGACGGTGCGCAACTCAGCGGCGACGGCGGAGAAGTGGCGCTTCCGTCTGTCCTATGAGATCGTGGCATTCACCCAGCACGCCTGCCAacaggtgctggcacagctcggCTACAAAACTGCTGGCTCCGAGGAGGAGCTGAAGAACCTCTCCATCAGCCTGGTGGAGGAGAGAGacttcctgcccttctcctaa